The genomic window CAGTCGGGGCAGAGCGCGTGGTAGAACGCGTCGACCAGGGTGTAGTCGACCTTGCAGACGTAGCAGCCGCGTGGGATCTGCAGCTCGCCCGCGAATCGCTGCCCGCCGGCCACGGACGAGGTGAGGGGGACCCCCTTCGTCTCGTCGTCGATGCGCAGAGGTGACCCCGTCGCCGTCTGGTCGAGGACCGCCTGATCGTGCGCGAGTTTCGGGGCGCGCTCGGCGTGCCGGGCCCGGCGTCGGGCCGCCTTGCGCACCCGGTTGTGCATCGTGCCGGTGGCCCGCTTGACCGTCTGGATGTCCTGGTGGCCGGGAGGCAGCTCGTGGAGCATCCCCAGGACGCGAAGGGTGGTGGTCAGGTCGTCGGGGTCGACGCCGGTGGGGTGGTCGGTCACGAGCAGTGAGCGTAGATGGCCGGCTGCGGAGGGGTTGTGAGGGGGCGATTCGTCGCTCAGGTCAAACCCTTGTCATGATGTGAGACATGACACACCCGGACACCACGGCGGTCCACGGTGGACGCGAGGACCTCGCGGCTCTCGGCGTGCACGTGCCCCCGATCGACCTCTCCTCCACCTACCCGGTCACCGACCTCGGGTCGGGTGGAGGCTCCTACGAGACACTGGCCACGGGCGGCCGCCCGGAGGAGGAGAGCGTGAGCTCGCTGGTCTACCAGCGGCTGTGGAACCCCAACGTCGATCGCTTCGAGCAGGCGCTGGCCGACCTCGAGCATGCTGATGAGGCGGTCGCCTTCGCCTCCGGCATGGCCGCGTTCACCGCCTCGCTCATCGCCTGCGTCTCCGCCGGCACGCCGCACGTCGTCGCCGTCCGCCCGCTCTACGGGGGCAGCGACCACCTGCTGGCCACCGGGATGCTCGGGACCGAGGTCACCTGGGCCGACGCCGACGGCGTCGCCGCCGCCATCTCGGCCCGGCCGCAGGACACCGGCCTGGTCGTCATCGAGACCCCGGCGAACCCCTCGCTCGACCTCGTCGACATCCGCGCAGTCGTCGAGGCCGCCGGGGACGTGCCGGTGCTCGTCGACAACACCTTCGCCACCCCGGTGCTGCAGCAACCGCTCGACCTCGGCGCCGCCCTGTCCCTGCACTCCGCGACGAAGTACATCGGCGGGCACGGCGACCTGATGGGCGGGGTGATCGCCACCGGCAGCGCGTGGGCGAGCCGCCTGCGGCAGGTGCGTGCACTCACCGGTGGCCTGCTGGACCCGATGGCCGCCTACCAGCTGCACCGCGGGCTGCAGACGCTGCCGGTGCGGGTGCGGGCCCAGCAGGAGAGCGCGCAGGTGCTCGCGGACTGGCTGGCGCAGCACGAGCTCGTCGAGGAGGTCCGCTACCCGGGCCTGCCCGGGCAGAGCGTGCCGGAGGGCCAGATGCGCGGTCCGGGCGCCATGATCGCCTTCCGTCCGCGGGGAGGTTTCGACGCGGCGGCCGAGCTGGTCACCCGGTGCGAGCTGATCACCCATGCCGTCTCTCTCGGTGGTGTGGACACGCTCATCCAGCACCCTGCCTCGCTGACGCACCGACCGGTCGAGGCGAGCGCCAAGCCCGGTGAGGACCTGCTGCGCCTGTCGGTGGGCCTGGAGGGCGTGGCGGACATCCGTGCCGACCTCGACCGGGCGCTGCACGGCTGAGCGTCCGGTCTCACGTACGTCCACGCTGGGTCGAGGTATTCGGGCGCCTGCGAAGGCGCGTGGATACCTCGACCCAGCCGGCGTCGGGAGACGCTCAGGGCCGGCGTGCGTGCAGTGCACGCACCCGGTGGGCGAGCTCCTCGTCCGGGCCGTCGACGGCGGCACCGGGAACGATCGTCGTGATCGGGATCGCCGCGACGGGGGCGGGCGGCAGGCCCAGCTCGCCCGCCCACTGCGCCAGCTGCGCGGAGCTGCTCGCGTAGACGATGCGACCCAGGCCGGCCCAGCCGTGGGCGGCCGCGCACATCGGGCAGTGCTCGCCGGAGGTGTAGACGGTCGCGGTGGCCCGGTCCTCGGGGGTCAGGTGCTGTGCCGCCCAGCGGGCGATCGCGAACTCGGGGTGCTGGGTGTGGTCCCCACCGGAGACACGGTTGCGGTCCTCGAGGAGGACCGTGCCGTCGGCGGCGACCAGCAGCGATCCGAAGGGTTCGTCCGCCGCGTCGAGCGCCTCCTGCGCCAGCTCCACGGCCCGGGCCAGGTGACGTCGGTCGGTCGAGTCGATCATGGGGACATCATGGCAATGACGGACTGGCCCCTCTGATCACTGCCCGGCCTGGCGCGGAGCCGTGGCGTCCACCGCGCCGGGTCCCATGTCGCGCTCGACGTAGGTCTCGATGTCGTTGAGGGCGTCCCCGCTGCGGCGGGCGACGGCCAGGAGGTCCTGCATCTTGGAGACCTCCTCGACCTGCTCCTTGATGAACCACTGCATGAACTGCTCGGCCGCGAAGTCGTTCTCCTCACGCGCGATGCGGGTCAGCTCGTTGATCTGGGCGGTCACCGTCTTCTCCTGCTCGACGGCGAGCTCGATCGGCGCGACGACACCGTCGAAGTCGCACGTTGGTGCGCTGGTGCCCGGGATGCGCACGGGCTGGTCGGTGTCGAGCAGGTACTGGACCATCATCATCGCGTGACCGCGCTCCTCGGCGGCCTGGCGGTAGAAGCACCCGGCCAGCTGGGGCAGGGTCAGGCCCTCGTAGTGTGCGGCGACCGCAAGGTACTGCTGGTGCGCATCGAACTCCTCACCGATCTGCGCGGTGAGCTGGGCGGCGAACTTCGATGTGGACATGTCTCAACGCTAGGCCCCTTATTGGAATGCTTCCAGTAAGGCAAGGCGACCCTCCCCGCGCGAGCAGGCGGTCAGGCGAAGGGGAGGTCCGTCGCCAGCCCCTCGGGTGACCCAGGCTCCGCGTAGTGCTCGACGCCGAAGGCGGCGGCGAACACCTCCGGGGGCATGGCCAGCATCTGCTGGACGTCGGCCTGGGAGGCGTGGCAAGCGAGCGCCGCCCGTTTGCCGTCGATGACCTCGGAGACGTCGACGGCATGGTGGATCTCGCTTTGCGGCAGGCCCATCGGGTTGCCGTCGTCCATCGGGTCGTCCGCGTCGAAGTCCGCGTCGACCCCCATCTCCCGGGCTGCAGTGAGCAGCTCGCGCATCCGGTCCCGATTCATCGTGTTCTCCAGGACCCGAGGACGGCGGGCAGCCAGCTCCGCGGCGCGGTGGGCGACGTGGTGGACCTTGACGTGGTCGGGGTGGCCGTAGCCGCCGTGCCAGTCGTAGCCGACGAGGATGTCCGCGTCCTCCTCGTCGAGGATCGCGGCGAGCCGTCGGGCCGCTTCGTCGAGGTCGGCCCCGTGGAAGGAGGTCGCGTGGCCGTTCTGCTCCCACCCGGTCATCCCCGAGTCGCTGTAGCCGAGCCACTCGACGCGGGCGGCACCCGTGATGGCGGCGGAAGCCATCGCCTCGGTGCGGCGGTGCTCGGCGAGGGAGCCCCCTTCGTCCATGTCCGACGGCACGGTGCCGTGCTCGCCGAAGGTGGCGTAGACGAGGACGACGCGGTGCCCGGCCCGGGAGGTGAGGATCATCGATCCGGCGGTGCCGCTCGCCTCGTCGTCGGGGTGGGCGTGCAGGAAGACGGTGGTGGTCACCGGCACGATTCTGCCGTGCGCGAAGGGGGTCTGTCGCACCCCCGTGCACGAGCCATAGTTTGGTGAGGCTAGCCTTAGCGAGAACTTCCGGGGGCGCCGATCCGTGCGCTCCCCTTCTTGCGTCGAAAGGACACGGTGATGACGCGCACTCGTTCGATCGCCCTCATCGGTGGATTTGCTCTCGCCCTCAGCGCCTGTGGCGGCGCCTCGTCCGGTGACACCGGGGCGAGCGAGGGCCCGACCACCGAGGTCGAGGACAACAACGGCACCCAGACCGTCCCTGCTGACCCGGCCTCGGTCGTGGCCACGGACAACCGCACCTTCGAGACCCTCGCGGACTGGGACGTCGAGCTGTCGGCCGCTGCCGTGTCCCTCATGCCGGAGACGAACGACTACACGAGCGACGACTCCATCGTCGACCTGGGCATCCACCGGGAGCCCGACCTCGAAGCCGTCGTCGCCGTCGAGCCCGACCTGATCATCAACGGCCAGCGCTACGCCGACCACCACGACAAGCTCGCCGAGCTCGTGCCCGACGCGACGATCCTCGAGCTCGACCCGCGCGAGGGCCAGCCCTTCGACGAGGAGCTGAAGCGGCAGACGAGCGTTCTCGGTGAGGTCTTCGACGAGCAGGACTCGGCACAGCAGATCAACGACGACTTCGACGCCGCGATCGAGCGCGCCACCGGGGCCTACGACTCGGGCGAGACCGTCATGGGCCTGAACACCTCCGGGGGTGAGTTCGGCTACGTCGCCCCGGGCAACGGACGCGTCATCGGGCCGATGTTCGACGTCCTCGGTCTGGAGCCGGCGCTGGAGGTCGAGGACGGCAGCGACGACCACCAGGGCGACGACATCTCCGTCGAGGCCATCGCCAAGGCCGACCCCGACTGGATCCTGGTCATGGACCGCGACGCCGCCATCAGTTCCGACGACGAGGACTACACCCCGGCGAAGGACCTCATCGAGAACTCCGAGGCCCTGCAGGACGTCACCGCGGTCAAGGAGGGCAACGTCCTCTACATGCCCGCCGACACCTACCTCAACGAGGGCATCCAGACCTACACCGACTTCTTCGACACCTTCGCCGACGCACTCGAGGGGAAGAGCTGACGACCGCACTCACGCGCGGAGCCGCCCCGGCCAAGGGGCGGCTCCTCGACGGCAAGCTGGCCCTGGGCACGCTTGCCGTCGTTGTGCTGCTCGCCCTCTCCCTCGTCACCGGCGTCTATGACGTCTTCGGCGCCGAGGACGGCGCCGAGATGTTCGCCATCACCCGGGTCCCGCGCACCATCGCCCTCGTGCTCGCCGGCGCGGCCATGTCGATGTCCGGGCTGGTGATGCAGCTGCTCACCCAGAACCGCTTCGTCGAGCCCACGACGACGGGGACGACCGAGTGGGCGGGCCTGGGCCTGCTCGCCGTGATGATCCTCTTCCCGACCGCCTCCCTGATGGAGCGAATGGTCGGGGCGGTCATCGCCGCCTTCATCGGCACGATGATCTTCTTCCTCTTCCTGCGCCGGGTGTCGTTGCGCTCCTCGCTGATCGTCCCGATCATCGGCATCATGCTCGGCGCCGTCGTCGGCTCCATCTCGACCTTCATCGCCCTGCAGACCGACATGCTGCAGAACCTCGGCGTGTGGTTCGCCGGCAGCTTCACCTCGGTGCTGCGCGGTCAGTACGAGGTGCTGTGGATCGTCGCCCTCGTCGGGGTGGCGGTGTTCGTCGTCGCCGACCGATTCACCGTCGCGGGCCTCGGCGAGGAGATCGCGACGAACGTCGGACTCAACTACAACCAGGTGCTGCTCATCGGTACCGGCCTGATCGCGATCGCCACCGGGGTCGTCACGGTCGTCGTGGGCAACCTGCCCTTCCTCGGGTTGATCGTGCCCAATGTCGTCTCGATGGTCCGTGGCGACGACCTGCGCAGCAACCTGCCCTGGGTCTGCCTGCTCGGTATCGCGATCGTCACCGTGTGCGACCTCATCGGGCGGACGATCATCGCCCCCTTCGAGGTGCCGGTCTCCCTGATCCTCGGGGTCGTCGGCGCCGTCGTCTTCATCACCCTCCTGCTCAGGCAGCGCAGCCGTGGCTGAGGCACCCGCTCGCGCGCGACTGACCCCGCCGACGCGGCCCCCGATGACGCAGCGGGCCTCGGGACCGTTGCCGACGGCCCGCTCGCGGCGGCGCTACCGCATCGTCCTGACCACCCTGCTCGTGCTGGCCATCGGTTTCGGCCTCGGCCTGCTTGCCTGGGACAACCCGATGCCGGTCGGCTCCGACGGCTTCTGGCGGATCGCGCAGCTGCGGGCGACGATGGTCGTGGTCATGCTCGTCGTCGCCTTCTGCCAGGCGCTGGCCACGGTGAGTTTCCAGACCGCGACGAACAACCGGATCGTCACCCCCTCGATCATGGGCTTCGAGGCCCTCTACGTCGCCGTGCAGACCGCCGCCGTCTACTTCCTCGGCGTCGCCGGTGCCGGGCTGCTCAAGGGCCTGCCGCAGTTCGTGCTCATGGTCGTGCTCATGGTCGGCCTCTCGTGCGCGCTCTACGGCTGGTTGCTCTCCGGGCGCTACGGCAACATCCAGATCATGCTGCTCATCGGCATCATCATCGGCGGCGGGTTGGCCTCCGTCGCCTCCTTCATGCGGCGCCTGCTCAGCCCGAGCGAGTTCGACGTGCTCACCGCCCGGATGTTCGGCTCGATGGCCAATGCCGAAGCCTCCTACCTGCCCGTGGCGATCCCCCTGTGCCTGGCCGCCGGCGGCGCCCTGTGGTGGCAGGCCAAGCGGCTCAACGTCGTCGCCCTCGGCCGGGAGACCAGCACGAACCTCGGGCTGAACCACCGCCGCGAGATCATGCGGGTGCTCTTCCTCATCTCCATCCTCATGGCGGTCTCCACGGCGCTCGTCGGGCCGATGACCTTCCTCGGCTTCCTCGTCGCGACGCTCGCTTACCAGTTCGCTGACACCTACGACCACCATCACCTCTTCCCGGTCGCGGTGCTCATCGGATTCGTCGTGCTCGCCGGGTCCTACTTCGTCCTGAAGAACGTCTTCTACGCCGAGGGCGTCGTCTCGATCATCATCGAGATGGTCGGTGGGTCCGTCTTCCTCTTCGTCATCCTGAGAAAGGGGCGCCTGTGATCACGCTGAACGGTGTCGGCAAGAGCTACTCCAGCGAGGTGCGGATCGGCCCGGTCGACCTGACGATCCCCTCCGGCGGCATCACGGCCTTCGTCGGGCCCAATGGTGCGGGCAAGTCGACTCTGCTGACGATGATCGGTCGCCTCCTGGACATCGACGAGGGCGTGATCGAGGTGGCCGGGTACGACGTGGCGAGCACCAAGTCGAAGGACCTGGCGAAGATCCTGTCGATCCTGCGCCAGGAGAACCACTTCATCACCCGCCTGACCGTGCGCCAGCTCGTCGGCTTCGGGCGGTTCCCGTACTCGCACGGCCGGCTGACCGCGGTGGACGAGGAGGCCATCTCCCGCTCGATCGACTTCCTCGACCTGACCGACCTGGAGCACCGCTATCTCGACGAGCTCTCCGGCGGCCAGCGCCAGCGCGCCTACGTCGCCATGGTCCTCACCCAGGACACCGAGTACGTGCTGCTCGACGAGCCGCTGAACAACCTTGACATGAAGCACTCCGTGCACATGATGAAACACCTGAGGCGGGCCGCCCAGGAGCTCGGTCGCACGGTCATCATCGTCATCCACGACATCAACTTCGCCAGCCACTACGCCGACCACATCTGCGCGGTGAAGAACGGCTCAGTCGTCGAGTTCGGCACGCCCGAGGAGATCATGACCGACGACGTCCTCACCGCCGTCTTCGACACCGACGTCCAGGTGATCGAGGGCCCCAACGGCCGGCTTGCCGTCTACTACTGAGCCCGGGACGCAGAAATCGAGTCAGGACGTAGGGGTG from Janibacter cremeus includes these protein-coding regions:
- a CDS encoding trans-sulfuration enzyme family protein; the protein is MTHPDTTAVHGGREDLAALGVHVPPIDLSSTYPVTDLGSGGGSYETLATGGRPEEESVSSLVYQRLWNPNVDRFEQALADLEHADEAVAFASGMAAFTASLIACVSAGTPHVVAVRPLYGGSDHLLATGMLGTEVTWADADGVAAAISARPQDTGLVVIETPANPSLDLVDIRAVVEAAGDVPVLVDNTFATPVLQQPLDLGAALSLHSATKYIGGHGDLMGGVIATGSAWASRLRQVRALTGGLLDPMAAYQLHRGLQTLPVRVRAQQESAQVLADWLAQHELVEEVRYPGLPGQSVPEGQMRGPGAMIAFRPRGGFDAAAELVTRCELITHAVSLGGVDTLIQHPASLTHRPVEASAKPGEDLLRLSVGLEGVADIRADLDRALHG
- a CDS encoding nucleoside deaminase; amino-acid sequence: MIDSTDRRHLARAVELAQEALDAADEPFGSLLVAADGTVLLEDRNRVSGGDHTQHPEFAIARWAAQHLTPEDRATATVYTSGEHCPMCAAAHGWAGLGRIVYASSSAQLAQWAGELGLPPAPVAAIPITTIVPGAAVDGPDEELAHRVRALHARRP
- a CDS encoding ferritin yields the protein MSTSKFAAQLTAQIGEEFDAHQQYLAVAAHYEGLTLPQLAGCFYRQAAEERGHAMMMVQYLLDTDQPVRIPGTSAPTCDFDGVVAPIELAVEQEKTVTAQINELTRIAREENDFAAEQFMQWFIKEQVEEVSKMQDLLAVARRSGDALNDIETYVERDMGPGAVDATAPRQAGQ
- a CDS encoding PIG-L family deacetylase, giving the protein MTTTVFLHAHPDDEASGTAGSMILTSRAGHRVVLVYATFGEHGTVPSDMDEGGSLAEHRRTEAMASAAITGAARVEWLGYSDSGMTGWEQNGHATSFHGADLDEAARRLAAILDEEDADILVGYDWHGGYGHPDHVKVHHVAHRAAELAARRPRVLENTMNRDRMRELLTAAREMGVDADFDADDPMDDGNPMGLPQSEIHHAVDVSEVIDGKRAALACHASQADVQQMLAMPPEVFAAAFGVEHYAEPGSPEGLATDLPFA
- a CDS encoding siderophore ABC transporter substrate-binding protein: MTRTRSIALIGGFALALSACGGASSGDTGASEGPTTEVEDNNGTQTVPADPASVVATDNRTFETLADWDVELSAAAVSLMPETNDYTSDDSIVDLGIHREPDLEAVVAVEPDLIINGQRYADHHDKLAELVPDATILELDPREGQPFDEELKRQTSVLGEVFDEQDSAQQINDDFDAAIERATGAYDSGETVMGLNTSGGEFGYVAPGNGRVIGPMFDVLGLEPALEVEDGSDDHQGDDISVEAIAKADPDWILVMDRDAAISSDDEDYTPAKDLIENSEALQDVTAVKEGNVLYMPADTYLNEGIQTYTDFFDTFADALEGKS
- a CDS encoding ABC transporter permease; amino-acid sequence: MTTALTRGAAPAKGRLLDGKLALGTLAVVVLLALSLVTGVYDVFGAEDGAEMFAITRVPRTIALVLAGAAMSMSGLVMQLLTQNRFVEPTTTGTTEWAGLGLLAVMILFPTASLMERMVGAVIAAFIGTMIFFLFLRRVSLRSSLIVPIIGIMLGAVVGSISTFIALQTDMLQNLGVWFAGSFTSVLRGQYEVLWIVALVGVAVFVVADRFTVAGLGEEIATNVGLNYNQVLLIGTGLIAIATGVVTVVVGNLPFLGLIVPNVVSMVRGDDLRSNLPWVCLLGIAIVTVCDLIGRTIIAPFEVPVSLILGVVGAVVFITLLLRQRSRG
- a CDS encoding iron chelate uptake ABC transporter family permease subunit, giving the protein MTQRASGPLPTARSRRRYRIVLTTLLVLAIGFGLGLLAWDNPMPVGSDGFWRIAQLRATMVVVMLVVAFCQALATVSFQTATNNRIVTPSIMGFEALYVAVQTAAVYFLGVAGAGLLKGLPQFVLMVVLMVGLSCALYGWLLSGRYGNIQIMLLIGIIIGGGLASVASFMRRLLSPSEFDVLTARMFGSMANAEASYLPVAIPLCLAAGGALWWQAKRLNVVALGRETSTNLGLNHRREIMRVLFLISILMAVSTALVGPMTFLGFLVATLAYQFADTYDHHHLFPVAVLIGFVVLAGSYFVLKNVFYAEGVVSIIIEMVGGSVFLFVILRKGRL
- a CDS encoding ATP-binding cassette domain-containing protein, giving the protein MITLNGVGKSYSSEVRIGPVDLTIPSGGITAFVGPNGAGKSTLLTMIGRLLDIDEGVIEVAGYDVASTKSKDLAKILSILRQENHFITRLTVRQLVGFGRFPYSHGRLTAVDEEAISRSIDFLDLTDLEHRYLDELSGGQRQRAYVAMVLTQDTEYVLLDEPLNNLDMKHSVHMMKHLRRAAQELGRTVIIVIHDINFASHYADHICAVKNGSVVEFGTPEEIMTDDVLTAVFDTDVQVIEGPNGRLAVYY